In the Triticum aestivum cultivar Chinese Spring chromosome 2B, IWGSC CS RefSeq v2.1, whole genome shotgun sequence genome, GGTCCATTACCCTGGTCCTCATAACGTCCCCAGGTCCTCCAGGATGCATGAATGTGAGCAATGCCCGGGCCACATCGTCGGCCGGGATCAGCTCATGTTTTTCGTAATCCTCGCTCCGTAAGCCAGCGCCATGCGGCCACAGTCGGTGCCCAATTCCTAGCACATCATTGATTAGCCTCTCGTTGACGAATTGGTCATGAAACTTTGGCCATGTGAGCATAGGCACGCCCGCGGCCACTGCCTCTAGGATGGAGTTCCACCCACAGTGCGTCAGAAACGCGCCCACTGCGGGGTGCGCAAGTATGGCAGTTGTTTGAGCCCAAGATCTGATGATGACCCCCCGGTCCTCGACACGCTTCTCCCACCCTTTGGGTGGAGTCCACTTCTCGGCCGCCCTGACCGCCCACAAAAACGGCTTCCCCGAGGCCTCCAACCCAAGAGCAAGTTGGTCCAGCTGAGCATGTGATACTAGGGCGCACGAGCCAAAGGACACGTACACGACCGAATGGTCCGACTTTGTGTCAAGCCAACCGATGtactgtgactttgagtcatctgtGGGGCTCTCAGAGGATTGCAGTTGCGGCCCTACAAAGTAGGAGCGCTGGACGTACCCTTGGCCCGTGTACATGTCGCAGTACTGCTGCTCCAGGCCTGAGAATGTGTTGACGGCGAGGCCGAAGCAGGCAGCTTGCATGGAATGAACCTTGCCGAAGACGTATCGAAATATCGATAAGTCGGGCAGCTCGGTCCTCGGGACCCGTATCTGAGGGGTCGGGAACGGAGGGGCCGTCACCGTGTCATCTCCGTCGATCGCGGCGTCCTCCATCATGAGGTGGCGCATGGCGAGCATCGAGAAGGCGCCGGTGACATGGAATGTGACACATGGCACGCCGAGCTCGTCGGCGATGTCGGCGCTCCAGGTGAAGAGCAAGTCGGTGATGATGGCGTCTGGAGACTGCGCCCGGACGAGCGTCTCGTGCGCGGGGCGCATCAGG is a window encoding:
- the LOC100682432 gene encoding UDP-glucose flavonoid 3-O-glucosyltransferase 7, with product MASSITSSGSKTLRVLLLPHFATGHIHPFTELAVSLAVSSPNATVEAIIAVTPANVPIVQSLLERHSAATVKIVTYPFPTVEGLPKGVENLGKAATQADSMRINIAASTESLMRPAHETLVRAQSPDAIITDLLFTWSADIADELGVPCVTFHVTGAFSMLAMRHLMMEDAAIDGDDTVTAPPFPTPQIRVPRTELPDLSIFRYVFGKVHSMQAACFGLAVNTFSGLEQQYCDMYTGQGYVQRSYFVGPQLQSSESPTDDSKSQYIGWLDTKSDHSVVYVSFGSCALVSHAQLDQLALGLEASGKPFLWAVRAAEKWTPPKGWEKRVEDRGVIIRSWAQTTAILAHPAVGAFLTHCGWNSILEAVAAGVPMLTWPKFHDQFVNERLINDVLGIGHRLWPHGAGLRSEDYEKHELIPADDVARALLTFMHPGGPGDVMRTRVMDLASKSHGALAEGGSSQQDLHRLVNDLMAAKEGRN